A window from Bacillota bacterium encodes these proteins:
- a CDS encoding DUF3794 domain-containing protein: MVDITQIVDQKATIKVERVIGHGTKQVLLEETKTVPAIKIVEIVPVLTNVRSIVKNGKVIVQGTVHKQIFFIGTDNLEHHLAEDMDFSELVDVVPLDPTRPVTEGMNQRDLSVIENSVFEFDPATGSLTQKIILRLQVKVTETEQLAVALSPYGTFIKAAVVVGEATKQKFIEETKTLAATKVIEIIPRISRIRHVVKNGKVIVQGTLHKQIFFVGTDDLVHHLAEDIEFSELVEVPPLNPDFPVQEGMDSQDHSVVDNLVFEFDPATGTLTQKVILLLGVKVTETEQIPVAVDPYGTVIATDLVIGHGTKQKLIEETKTLAATKIVDVEARISDISSIVKNGKVIVQGVVHKQIFYVGTDDLVHHLAEDLPFSEMVEVTPINPEVPVREGMDEQDHSFIENIIWEFDPTTGSFTEKVVVRIDVKVTQFAQIGVVIDP, encoded by the coding sequence ATGGTTGACATAACACAGATCGTGGACCAGAAAGCAACGATCAAGGTGGAGAGGGTCATCGGTCACGGCACGAAACAGGTCCTGTTGGAAGAGACCAAGACGGTGCCGGCCATCAAGATAGTGGAGATCGTACCGGTCCTGACCAACGTGCGATCCATCGTGAAGAACGGAAAGGTCATTGTCCAGGGCACGGTCCACAAGCAAATCTTCTTCATCGGTACCGACAACCTCGAGCATCACCTTGCGGAGGACATGGACTTCAGCGAGCTCGTGGACGTGGTGCCGCTCGATCCCACCCGTCCGGTCACCGAGGGCATGAACCAGCGTGACCTGTCGGTCATCGAGAACAGCGTGTTCGAGTTCGATCCCGCGACCGGCAGCCTCACCCAGAAGATCATACTGAGGCTCCAGGTGAAGGTCACGGAAACCGAGCAGCTCGCGGTGGCTCTGTCGCCGTACGGCACTTTCATCAAGGCCGCGGTGGTCGTCGGCGAGGCGACCAAGCAGAAGTTCATCGAGGAAACGAAGACCTTGGCCGCTACGAAGGTCATCGAGATCATCCCGCGCATATCCAGGATAAGGCACGTCGTGAAGAACGGTAAGGTCATCGTCCAGGGCACCCTACACAAGCAGATCTTCTTCGTGGGAACAGACGATCTCGTCCATCACCTCGCGGAAGACATCGAGTTCAGCGAGCTCGTGGAGGTGCCACCGCTCAACCCCGACTTCCCGGTGCAGGAGGGGATGGACTCGCAGGACCATTCCGTCGTCGACAACCTAGTGTTCGAGTTCGATCCCGCCACCGGGACTCTGACACAGAAGGTCATCCTGCTCCTCGGAGTGAAGGTCACGGAGACGGAGCAGATACCCGTAGCCGTGGACCCGTACGGGACTGTCATCGCGACCGATCTCGTGATCGGACACGGCACGAAGCAGAAGCTGATTGAGGAGACCAAGACGCTGGCAGCCACGAAGATCGTGGATGTGGAGGCCAGGATCAGTGATATCAGTTCCATTGTGAAGAATGGAAAGGTGATCGTTCAGGGAGTCGTGCACAAGCAGATCTTCTACGTGGGCACTGATGATCTAGTGCACCATCTGGCGGAGGATCTGCCCTTCAGCGAGATGGTGGAGGTCACTCCCATCAATCCGGAAGTGCCGGTCCGCGAGGGCATGGATGAGCAGGACCACTCATTCATAGAGAACATCATCTGGGAGTTCGACCCCACGACCGGCAGCTTTACGGAGAAGGTAGTGGTCAGGATAGACGTGAAGGTGACCCAATTCGCTCAGATCGGAGTGGTGATAGACCCGTAG
- a CDS encoding glycosyltransferase translates to MRVLLQSRGDLLALPAGDTVQILETKKALGGLGVDADHSGALSPALDGYDLVHLFNLTRVAETAAQCENAVRAGKPVVVSPIYWNPEEYIMHENPRQRSALLKFWRQDNPLRRRVVESAAMLLPNAESEAWLVHRDLGVDAPFRVVPNGADPSFSDADPQEFVRKFGMTDFVLCCARISPRKNQLALIRATRGLGLPVVFIGPVNDPFYYEACRNEADAHVHFLGSMPQREIAAAYVAARVHVLPSWFETPGLASLEAAMAGCNVVSTDRGTAREYFGDLAWYCDPSDLDSIRTAILAAYGAPRRPELAALVKQNFTWERAAQATVKAYKEVLGADHRK, encoded by the coding sequence ATGCGCGTCCTTCTCCAGAGCAGAGGCGATCTCCTTGCCCTTCCGGCTGGCGATACCGTGCAGATACTGGAGACGAAAAAGGCCCTCGGCGGATTGGGTGTGGACGCGGATCACAGTGGCGCACTGTCACCTGCTCTCGATGGTTACGACCTAGTCCACCTGTTCAACTTGACCAGAGTGGCCGAAACCGCCGCCCAATGCGAGAACGCCGTGAGGGCGGGAAAGCCTGTGGTGGTGTCGCCTATCTACTGGAATCCCGAGGAGTACATCATGCACGAGAATCCTCGGCAGCGGAGCGCGTTGCTCAAGTTCTGGCGCCAAGACAACCCTCTGCGCCGGAGAGTTGTTGAGTCCGCGGCAATGCTCCTTCCCAATGCGGAGTCCGAGGCGTGGCTGGTCCACAGGGACCTGGGGGTGGATGCGCCCTTCCGAGTGGTGCCCAACGGCGCGGACCCTAGTTTTTCGGACGCGGACCCGCAGGAATTCGTCAGGAAGTTCGGCATGACCGACTTCGTGCTGTGCTGCGCGAGGATCTCGCCCAGGAAGAACCAGCTTGCGCTCATCAGGGCAACGCGGGGTCTGGGGCTTCCCGTGGTGTTCATAGGACCCGTGAACGACCCGTTCTATTACGAAGCCTGCCGGAACGAGGCAGACGCGCACGTCCACTTCCTAGGCTCCATGCCCCAACGGGAGATCGCCGCCGCCTACGTCGCAGCGCGGGTTCACGTGCTGCCGAGCTGGTTCGAGACGCCGGGCCTCGCCAGCCTCGAGGCAGCGATGGCCGGCTGCAACGTGGTGTCGACTGATAGAGGCACGGCCAGGGAATACTTCGGAGATCTCGCCTGGTACTGCGACCCTTCGGACCTCGATTCCATAAGGACGGCGATCCTTGCGGCCTATGGGGCGCCCCGCCGTCCGGAACTCGCGGCGCTCGTGAAACAGAACTTCACGTGGGAGCGCGCCGCCCAAGCGACCGTGAAAGCCTACAAAGAGGTGCTGGGCGCGGACCATAGGAAGTGA
- a CDS encoding peptidoglycan-binding protein, translated as MTESQYGTMWKRTLRLGTRGHDVASLQEKLLRLGYYTGEIDGIYGILTKDAVRDLQKAHRLRVDGIAGKEVFALVHSGLAKPMLRHFVARGETCAYVARRYNVPIELLLRANRLPDPEVSEGQCLNIPVSRLFAFCAGRDASGGSWDSYERHLAFISSVAPRWFTLSADGTLTGEPVMRIAALASLADIRVVPVVFADTSGDGDGDGEEDAPPGELERERACGSDDKNDGTLDAVLMDTAARRTAIKSISAAAARSRSHGIVLSVGAPGPTDVYAFTSFVRELARVLERDGRDLSLEIPAPAATDVGRAEGKPPDLQELAKVAKHVIVRLHEAPEGSSAPAAPASPTLARTVLKNMVRQLPPWKTVLEIPLFGVDFSAAPGVPPTRRAYSEIADILSVYKPSVSRIEPGGACTFRYRSFRVNHTVFFMDAASVATYIELVLKLNLAGLAVADLGDEDPLVWDAFKTRFKALRDSVLPA; from the coding sequence ATGACCGAGTCCCAATATGGAACAATGTGGAAGCGGACGCTCCGCTTAGGAACGAGGGGTCACGATGTGGCCTCGCTTCAGGAAAAGCTGTTGCGCTTGGGCTACTACACAGGGGAGATAGACGGCATATACGGAATCCTGACGAAGGACGCCGTGCGGGACCTACAGAAAGCCCATCGACTGCGGGTGGACGGCATCGCGGGCAAAGAAGTATTCGCCTTGGTACACTCCGGACTCGCAAAACCGATGCTCCGACACTTCGTTGCACGCGGCGAGACCTGCGCGTATGTCGCGCGGCGGTATAACGTTCCCATCGAGCTTCTCCTCAGGGCCAACCGGTTGCCCGACCCTGAGGTGAGCGAAGGCCAGTGTCTGAACATCCCCGTTTCCCGGCTCTTCGCGTTCTGCGCAGGGCGCGACGCCTCCGGGGGATCTTGGGATTCCTACGAGCGTCACCTCGCGTTCATCTCCAGTGTGGCCCCGCGATGGTTTACCTTGAGCGCTGACGGCACGCTCACTGGCGAGCCAGTCATGAGGATCGCGGCCCTCGCGTCTTTGGCCGACATCAGGGTTGTACCCGTGGTCTTTGCCGACACCTCAGGAGACGGGGACGGCGACGGTGAGGAAGACGCCCCGCCAGGCGAGCTTGAGCGCGAGCGCGCGTGCGGGAGCGACGACAAGAACGACGGCACGCTCGACGCTGTCTTGATGGACACAGCCGCTCGACGCACGGCGATTAAGAGCATATCAGCCGCTGCGGCGCGAAGCCGTTCTCACGGCATCGTGCTATCCGTGGGCGCTCCTGGACCCACGGACGTGTATGCGTTCACCTCGTTCGTGCGGGAGCTCGCTCGTGTGCTCGAGCGTGATGGACGGGACTTGAGCCTTGAGATCCCCGCTCCGGCCGCCACTGACGTCGGTCGCGCCGAGGGAAAGCCACCGGATCTTCAGGAACTGGCGAAGGTCGCGAAACACGTCATCGTTCGGCTGCACGAGGCACCGGAAGGCTCATCAGCGCCCGCGGCTCCAGCGTCCCCAACGCTTGCCCGCACCGTCCTCAAGAACATGGTACGTCAGCTCCCGCCGTGGAAGACGGTTCTCGAGATCCCGCTCTTCGGCGTGGACTTCTCGGCCGCTCCAGGGGTGCCGCCCACGCGCCGCGCATACTCCGAGATCGCGGACATCCTTTCCGTGTATAAGCCCTCGGTCAGCCGCATTGAGCCCGGGGGTGCCTGCACGTTCAGGTACCGGTCCTTCCGCGTGAACCACACCGTCTTCTTCATGGATGCCGCGAGCGTCGCAACCTACATCGAGCTCGTGCTCAAACTCAATCTGGCCGGGCTTGCCGTCGCAGACCTCGGCGACGAGGACCCGCTCGTATGGGACGCGTTCAAGACCAGGTTCAAAGCCCTCCGCGACTCCGTTTTACCCGCCTGA
- a CDS encoding DUF3794 domain-containing protein: MTTVARASSSPEVQFTLPMRALKIKEIRADVTRVDVEVIQDKVIIQGVISKQVFFVGEDNIVHHFPEEMRFSGLVDVPGARPGMLVQVHPSIFNVIAILSPDGNQILQKVIVDVDVVVTDFVQIHVAEDPTGTAVITEAVVGETTEQVLEVGTVALSVPATKVTEIRATPEIVSVTVNPDEVVVNGSILKQVFFVGTDGSNRHQGVAAPFSVTASIPGAQPGMNVQIHPTVKDVAFSLDPSGTLVSEEVLLDVFIKVTETVEIVLATGEGPIIKTERVIGQGSTEVLEESTVTLSQPAQSIVSITARVAEVRARPIENKVILQGAIVKDVTYVTVGGTQAAETFTIPFSDFAETPGSMPGLNVFVRPEIRAVVFDPAQTGLSITEKVVVDVFVTVTETAQIPVALEPYGPLVKVQQVIGAGTAQILVEKIITRVLPITIEFARILITEAVEVRKQVLLEQTIPIPVNAIKIRAVDAVVEGVTFRVIGGKVLVEGVVRKQVFFVGEDNIVHHVEDTLPFSALVEFPGLAPDATVTASVRVENVIIKIVQDGTAFHQLVVLLVTVSSSVQQIHQVVTNVIGPGVVVTRERFLVDVVEDSTVTRRPLDIVTDLSGPRVATVTRETLPLVRIVDGTVGPEPVSVVTGATFNP; the protein is encoded by the coding sequence ATGACCACCGTTGCGAGGGCATCAAGCAGCCCGGAGGTTCAATTCACCCTGCCGATGAGGGCGCTGAAAATCAAAGAGATACGCGCTGACGTCACGAGAGTGGACGTCGAGGTGATCCAGGACAAGGTCATTATCCAGGGCGTCATCTCGAAACAAGTCTTCTTCGTGGGTGAAGACAACATCGTTCATCACTTCCCCGAAGAGATGAGGTTCTCCGGATTGGTCGACGTGCCGGGCGCTCGCCCCGGAATGCTCGTCCAGGTTCACCCGAGCATATTCAACGTGATCGCGATTCTGAGCCCTGACGGCAACCAGATCCTCCAGAAGGTCATCGTTGACGTGGACGTGGTGGTTACGGACTTCGTCCAGATCCATGTGGCCGAAGACCCGACTGGCACGGCGGTCATCACCGAGGCGGTGGTCGGTGAGACCACGGAACAGGTGCTCGAGGTGGGCACCGTGGCGCTGAGTGTGCCAGCCACGAAGGTGACGGAGATCCGCGCCACACCCGAGATAGTCAGCGTCACCGTAAACCCTGACGAGGTAGTGGTGAACGGCAGTATCTTGAAACAGGTCTTTTTCGTAGGGACAGACGGGTCAAACCGTCACCAGGGAGTCGCGGCGCCCTTTTCGGTGACTGCGTCCATCCCTGGCGCTCAACCGGGGATGAACGTGCAGATCCACCCGACTGTGAAGGACGTGGCTTTCTCTCTCGATCCGTCCGGCACCCTCGTCTCCGAAGAAGTGCTCCTCGACGTGTTCATCAAGGTCACAGAGACCGTCGAGATAGTCCTCGCGACGGGTGAGGGGCCCATTATCAAGACCGAGCGCGTAATCGGACAGGGCTCCACGGAGGTGCTGGAGGAATCCACGGTTACTCTGTCGCAACCCGCTCAGAGCATCGTCTCGATAACCGCCCGCGTCGCGGAGGTGCGAGCTCGGCCCATCGAGAACAAGGTGATTCTTCAGGGAGCCATAGTCAAGGACGTAACCTACGTGACCGTTGGGGGCACGCAAGCCGCCGAAACGTTCACCATACCGTTCAGTGACTTTGCCGAAACGCCCGGTTCGATGCCCGGCCTGAACGTGTTCGTGAGGCCTGAGATCCGTGCGGTGGTGTTTGACCCTGCCCAAACAGGCCTGAGCATCACGGAGAAGGTGGTCGTCGACGTCTTCGTCACTGTCACGGAGACGGCGCAGATCCCAGTCGCGCTCGAACCGTACGGTCCGCTCGTAAAAGTGCAGCAGGTCATTGGAGCCGGCACAGCGCAAATCCTGGTCGAGAAGATAATCACGCGGGTGCTGCCGATAACCATCGAGTTCGCCAGGATCTTGATCACGGAAGCGGTGGAGGTCCGGAAACAGGTGCTGCTCGAGCAGACTATCCCAATTCCGGTGAACGCGATCAAGATCCGGGCCGTAGACGCCGTCGTCGAGGGCGTGACCTTCCGTGTCATCGGCGGGAAGGTGCTTGTGGAAGGCGTAGTGAGGAAGCAGGTGTTCTTCGTCGGGGAAGACAACATCGTGCACCATGTCGAGGATACGCTGCCCTTCAGCGCACTCGTGGAGTTCCCTGGGCTGGCTCCTGACGCGACCGTCACGGCCTCGGTGCGGGTCGAGAACGTGATCATAAAGATCGTTCAGGATGGAACCGCCTTCCATCAGCTTGTCGTCCTCCTCGTCACCGTCAGCTCGTCCGTTCAACAGATCCATCAGGTTGTGACGAACGTGATCGGGCCCGGCGTCGTCGTGACGCGTGAGCGATTCCTGGTCGACGTCGTTGAGGACAGCACGGTTACTCGGCGTCCGCTCGACATCGTGACAGATCTGTCAGGTCCGAGGGTGGCGACGGTAACCAGGGAAACGCTTCCTCTTGTGAGGATTGTGGACGGAACGGTCGGTCCCGAGCCGGTTTCGGTGGTTACCGGGGCGACCTTCAACCCGTGA
- a CDS encoding NDP-sugar synthase: protein MKAVILAGGKGTRLLPLTQSVPKGLVPMVTRPFIEHQIELLRAHGIHLIVLSLNYMAAEFSRHLQDGARWGVSVEYAVEDIPLGTGGAMKNCESCLGEERALVINGDVLTDIDLGKLLAEHEKQGNEVTITTATVDDPAAYGLVLFDSSGRVTGFVEKPASDETAVNTINAGIYVIEPSVIAGVPRGREVSFEREVIPALLAEGAPVGVYSHQGYWLDIGTMRNYLKAHMDILDRRMDVVLPGRKAGRGVWSGRSVAVHRTARLVGPVLMGHRVSIQAGAEVGPRVVLGNGCSVGEGAHVLESVLHENVQVGKGARIRRCVLAAGARIGDACRLDSVVVASSSVVGAWTCVDPGLSASFAG, encoded by the coding sequence GTGAAAGCCGTGATCTTGGCAGGCGGTAAAGGCACTCGCCTTCTTCCCCTCACGCAGAGCGTCCCCAAGGGGCTCGTTCCGATGGTAACGAGACCTTTCATCGAGCACCAGATCGAGCTGCTCCGGGCCCACGGGATACACTTGATCGTGCTGAGTCTGAACTACATGGCGGCCGAGTTCTCCCGACACCTGCAGGACGGGGCAAGGTGGGGCGTGTCCGTTGAATACGCCGTGGAGGACATCCCGCTCGGGACCGGCGGCGCCATGAAGAACTGCGAATCGTGCCTGGGCGAGGAGCGAGCACTCGTGATCAACGGCGACGTGCTCACCGACATAGACCTCGGGAAGCTCCTTGCTGAACATGAGAAGCAAGGAAACGAGGTCACCATTACCACTGCTACTGTTGATGATCCTGCTGCTTACGGGTTGGTCCTCTTCGACTCGAGCGGGCGCGTCACAGGCTTCGTCGAGAAGCCCGCTTCCGACGAGACCGCTGTCAACACGATAAATGCGGGGATATACGTGATCGAGCCCTCAGTCATCGCCGGCGTGCCTCGAGGCCGCGAAGTCTCTTTCGAACGGGAGGTAATCCCCGCGCTCCTTGCAGAAGGCGCCCCCGTGGGCGTGTATTCGCACCAAGGCTACTGGCTCGACATCGGCACCATGCGCAACTACCTGAAAGCCCACATGGACATCCTCGACAGGAGGATGGACGTGGTGCTTCCGGGGCGCAAGGCGGGTCGAGGCGTGTGGAGCGGGCGGAGCGTTGCGGTCCATAGGACGGCCCGCCTAGTGGGGCCCGTGCTCATGGGGCACCGGGTGTCGATTCAGGCGGGAGCGGAAGTGGGCCCGCGGGTCGTGCTCGGGAACGGGTGCAGCGTGGGGGAAGGGGCGCACGTGCTGGAGTCGGTGCTTCACGAGAATGTCCAGGTCGGGAAGGGGGCGAGGATCCGCAGGTGCGTGCTTGCGGCCGGCGCGCGGATTGGAGACGCGTGCCGCTTGGACTCGGTGGTCGTGGCGTCTTCGAGCGTGGTCGGAGCGTGGACGTGTGTAGATCCCGGGCTCTCTGCGTCTTTTGCGGGGTAG
- a CDS encoding DUF3794 domain-containing protein, translating into MVLRRERLKLFEVVSEKVATVTLRSVQSVPTGKPDVQKILSIVNVTVSATGTPLPNKVVVEGTATVQTIYVAALPEQPVHHMEHTISFLQFVDVPGAQPGMTVLVRPRVTFSDIVIRNPREVEIELIIELFVKVTQLVQLDVVTDVMFKSIPVKVEKNLVRVERVVGENTGQVILSDTLMVPAGKPPVLKILDIISTEVMPTEVRVIPDLVIVQGQIRTQILYVANLPDQPVHHMHQTVNFLANIRVPGAMPGLMVELFPSVEFAQVTIVDPMTIMQDLVISIFAKVTDIQQMRVVTDVRSDRIPINAVRQLVAIEDVVNEVTHQVNIRQEVTIPEEKPPAAKIISVFSSAVEITRSEILDGKVILEGRLVLQVIYVAALPDQPVHHMHLEVPFTTFVDLPGAFRGMNILVRPRVEFATAQLLPVGVTPPPEIGTRNVLIQAIIELFVKVTKTVQKHVVIDVLVPDEFRDMN; encoded by the coding sequence ATGGTTCTGAGGAGGGAGCGGCTGAAGCTCTTCGAGGTTGTCAGTGAGAAGGTGGCTACGGTCACCCTGAGAAGCGTGCAGTCTGTGCCCACCGGAAAGCCTGACGTCCAAAAGATTTTGAGCATCGTCAACGTAACGGTCTCGGCGACCGGGACGCCGCTGCCGAACAAGGTGGTCGTGGAAGGCACGGCGACTGTGCAGACGATCTACGTCGCTGCTTTGCCCGAGCAGCCCGTGCACCACATGGAGCACACCATCAGCTTCCTTCAGTTCGTGGACGTCCCTGGAGCGCAGCCTGGGATGACGGTCCTGGTGAGACCGAGGGTCACGTTCTCCGACATAGTGATCAGGAACCCGAGGGAAGTAGAGATAGAACTCATCATCGAGCTGTTCGTGAAGGTGACGCAGCTCGTGCAGCTCGACGTGGTCACCGACGTGATGTTCAAGAGCATTCCGGTGAAGGTCGAGAAGAACCTCGTGCGAGTCGAACGGGTGGTGGGCGAGAACACTGGCCAGGTGATACTGAGCGATACCTTGATGGTGCCGGCAGGCAAACCGCCGGTGCTCAAGATCCTGGATATCATCAGCACTGAGGTGATGCCCACCGAGGTGAGGGTCATCCCCGACCTAGTCATAGTGCAGGGGCAGATAAGGACTCAGATACTATATGTGGCGAACCTTCCCGACCAGCCCGTCCACCATATGCACCAGACGGTCAACTTCCTTGCCAACATCCGGGTCCCGGGGGCGATGCCCGGCCTCATGGTCGAGCTGTTCCCGAGTGTTGAGTTCGCGCAGGTTACCATAGTCGACCCGATGACGATCATGCAGGACCTCGTGATAAGCATATTCGCCAAGGTCACCGACATCCAGCAGATGAGAGTGGTGACCGACGTAAGGTCCGACAGGATCCCCATCAACGCGGTACGGCAGCTGGTGGCCATCGAGGATGTCGTCAATGAGGTGACCCACCAGGTCAACATCCGCCAGGAAGTCACGATTCCGGAGGAGAAGCCGCCCGCCGCGAAGATCATAAGCGTGTTCAGCTCCGCCGTTGAGATAACCCGGTCTGAAATCCTCGACGGCAAGGTGATCCTCGAGGGAAGGCTTGTCTTGCAGGTCATATACGTTGCCGCGCTCCCGGATCAGCCGGTTCACCACATGCACCTCGAGGTGCCTTTCACTACGTTCGTTGACCTGCCGGGCGCGTTCCGCGGGATGAACATCCTCGTCAGGCCGAGAGTGGAGTTCGCCACGGCCCAGCTACTGCCTGTAGGAGTCACGCCGCCGCCGGAGATCGGCACGAGGAACGTGCTCATCCAGGCGATCATCGAGCTGTTCGTGAAAGTCACAAAGACTGTTCAGAAGCACGTGGTCATCGACGTGTTGGTGCCTGATGAGTTCCGAGACATGAACTAG
- a CDS encoding GDP-mannose 4,6-dehydratase translates to MRALITGITGFAGSHLADYLLDRKDVEVYGTVRWRSRTENIEGIRDRIRLVECDLLDATAVDQAIQKVRPDLIFHLAAQSFVPTSWVAPAETLMNNVLGQLNLFEAVRRAGIDPLIQIACSSEEYGLVREDEVPINEENPLRPQSPYAVSKIAQDFLGYQYFRSYGLRVIRTRTFNHTGPRRGEVFVTSSFARQIAEIEHGLAEPVLKVGNLEARRDFTDVRDVVRAYWLALEMGEPGEVYVIASGRDHKIADVAKMLLSMSTVSIRIEQDPARMRPSDVPVLLGDATKFRRRTGWEPLIPFEKTLSDLLEYWRARVAWEVSRKGSGLDRGTFAATTDLRGGGKDA, encoded by the coding sequence ATGAGAGCCCTTATTACAGGGATCACCGGCTTCGCAGGAAGCCATTTGGCGGACTACCTGTTGGATCGCAAGGACGTGGAAGTCTATGGAACGGTGAGGTGGAGGAGCAGAACCGAAAACATCGAGGGCATCAGAGACCGGATTAGGCTGGTGGAATGCGATCTCCTGGACGCGACCGCCGTGGATCAGGCGATTCAGAAGGTTAGGCCGGATCTCATCTTCCATCTCGCGGCGCAGAGCTTCGTGCCGACGTCGTGGGTGGCTCCGGCCGAGACACTGATGAACAACGTACTTGGGCAACTCAACCTGTTTGAGGCTGTCCGGCGCGCCGGGATCGACCCCCTCATTCAGATAGCTTGCTCATCGGAAGAATACGGCCTGGTACGAGAGGACGAGGTGCCCATCAACGAGGAAAACCCTCTCCGCCCGCAGAGCCCTTATGCGGTGAGCAAGATAGCCCAGGATTTCCTTGGGTACCAGTACTTCCGTAGCTACGGTCTGCGCGTGATCCGCACACGCACATTCAACCATACGGGGCCGAGGCGTGGCGAGGTGTTCGTCACTTCCAGCTTTGCGAGGCAGATCGCGGAAATAGAACACGGGCTGGCTGAACCAGTGCTCAAGGTGGGGAATCTCGAGGCTAGGCGGGACTTCACTGACGTGAGGGATGTCGTGCGCGCATACTGGCTCGCGCTGGAGATGGGAGAGCCGGGTGAGGTGTACGTCATCGCAAGCGGTCGCGACCACAAGATCGCGGACGTCGCCAAGATGCTCCTCTCGATGTCCACCGTCTCGATCCGAATTGAACAGGACCCCGCGCGAATGAGGCCCTCAGACGTTCCGGTGTTGCTTGGGGACGCCACGAAGTTCCGGCGGAGAACCGGGTGGGAGCCTCTCATCCCGTTCGAGAAGACCCTTTCCGACTTGCTGGAGTACTGGAGGGCCAGGGTGGCGTGGGAGGTCTCGCGCAAGGGGAGCGGCCTGGATCGCGGCACCTTCGCAGCCACGACCGACCTCCGTGGTGGGGGGAAGGACGCGTGA
- a CDS encoding DUF3794 domain-containing protein produces the protein MAVGIELKEELLKVEQVVGETTARKVLREMLTIPEKMPTAEKIISVDADILTSSFQLIKGKVLVEGTIRVRALYVGRVAAGTQPVQLFEQDVSFEIIAEIPGTDPSMNAFINVDIHDTSFDLVDVRTLDVRIVLSAMVKVTRTEQIEVVTEVTGPADLQVARELLKVEDVVGEAMAQALVTGRLTVPPEKPDIESVISVEAKPRLTDIQVLDGQVVAEGLIDVDVLYAAVPHDPYLPRLPVHFFSTQLRFSQVIEVPGAAVGMRAQVRLVLEAVSFSDLDFRTVSVDVVIKLTAKVTVVRQLEVVTEVTSKTTVLDVEKRLLRVEDVIGEDTVQTILKETLEVPREKPNIERVLRIDTSVKEASYRIIDGKVIVEGVVELQTLYVAQTPERDQPVHHMSHRLKFTQVVEVPGTQEGFLAEIRVAIEHVDFDLVDDRKFTAKVLVSVFAKVTEPVQLNVVVNVVVVTPPEVPCPQPTIVMVTIHPGDTLWALARKYNTTVAAIIQANPGIQPENLQVGQVIQIPACPAPKG, from the coding sequence ATGGCTGTGGGTATCGAGCTCAAAGAGGAGCTCCTCAAGGTCGAACAGGTCGTCGGCGAAACCACCGCGCGCAAGGTGCTGCGCGAGATGCTCACGATCCCTGAGAAGATGCCTACCGCGGAGAAGATAATCAGTGTCGACGCAGACATCCTGACCAGTTCATTCCAGCTCATAAAGGGCAAGGTCCTGGTGGAGGGGACCATCAGGGTGAGGGCGCTCTACGTTGGGCGGGTGGCTGCCGGTACCCAGCCGGTGCAACTCTTTGAGCAGGACGTGTCCTTCGAGATCATCGCCGAGATCCCCGGGACTGACCCCTCGATGAACGCGTTCATCAATGTAGACATCCACGACACTTCGTTCGACCTGGTTGATGTTCGGACCCTGGATGTGCGGATCGTTCTGTCGGCGATGGTCAAGGTGACGAGGACCGAACAGATTGAGGTGGTGACCGAGGTCACCGGCCCTGCGGATCTCCAGGTGGCTAGGGAGCTCCTCAAGGTTGAAGACGTGGTCGGGGAGGCGATGGCTCAGGCTCTCGTCACCGGCAGGCTTACGGTGCCGCCTGAGAAACCGGACATAGAGTCGGTCATAAGCGTAGAGGCGAAGCCCCGCCTCACCGACATTCAGGTGCTGGACGGACAGGTGGTGGCGGAAGGCCTCATAGATGTGGACGTCCTGTACGCGGCGGTGCCTCACGATCCTTATTTGCCCAGATTGCCGGTGCATTTCTTCTCGACCCAGCTCAGGTTCTCCCAGGTGATCGAGGTGCCTGGGGCGGCCGTGGGCATGCGGGCGCAAGTGAGGCTCGTGCTGGAGGCGGTGAGCTTTAGCGATCTCGATTTCCGCACGGTCAGCGTTGACGTGGTGATCAAGCTGACGGCGAAGGTAACGGTGGTCAGGCAGCTCGAGGTCGTCACCGAAGTGACCTCCAAGACCACCGTGCTCGATGTGGAGAAAAGGTTACTCCGAGTGGAGGACGTCATCGGCGAGGACACGGTCCAGACGATACTCAAGGAAACCCTCGAGGTTCCGAGGGAGAAACCGAACATCGAGCGCGTCCTGAGGATCGATACGTCGGTCAAGGAGGCGTCTTACAGGATCATCGACGGCAAGGTCATTGTCGAGGGCGTTGTCGAGCTCCAGACGCTCTATGTCGCCCAGACGCCCGAGCGCGATCAGCCGGTGCACCACATGTCTCATCGCCTGAAGTTCACGCAGGTGGTGGAGGTTCCCGGCACTCAGGAAGGTTTCCTGGCCGAGATACGCGTGGCAATCGAGCACGTGGACTTCGATTTGGTGGACGATAGGAAGTTCACGGCGAAGGTCCTCGTCAGCGTGTTCGCGAAGGTCACTGAACCCGTCCAGCTCAACGTGGTGGTCAATGTGGTGGTCGTGACGCCTCCGGAGGTACCGTGCCCCCAACCGACCATTGTCATGGTCACCATTCATCCGGGCGATACTCTATGGGCCCTCGCGCGCAAGTACAACACGACCGTGGCGGCGATAATCCAGGCCAACCCGGGCATTCAGCCGGAGAATCTTCAGGTGGGTCAGGTCATCCAGATCCCTGCCTGCCCGGCGCCGAAAGGCTAG